A stretch of the Filimonas lacunae genome encodes the following:
- a CDS encoding glycoside hydrolase family 35 protein translates to MKKQWLVVMMLVITAQITYAQGKHQFDIKDGNFLYDGKPVQIHSGEMHYARVPKEYWRHRLQMMKAMGLNAVATYVFWNYHNTAPGVWDFTSDNKNMAEFIKLAQQEGLWVILRPGPYACAEWEFGGYPWWLQQNKQLVVRANNQPFLDSCKQYIQQLAAQVKPLLVTNGGPIIMVQAENEFGSYVAQRKDIPVEEHKKYSAAIKQMLLQAGVNVPLFTSDGSWLFDGGALPGVLPTANGEGNVDNLKKAVDKYHDGKGPYMVAEFYPGWLDHWGEKFTRIDAGQIATQTETYLKNGVSFNFYMIHGGTNFGFTAGANYNEEHDIQPDITSYDYDAPISEAGWVTAKYTALRELMKKYVQYPVPEVPAAIPVKALPAIALHAAQDVLGWKNKLKPVVSDTVLSFENLQQGSGYVLYSKKFTQPVRGVLKVPGLRDYATVYVDGKRVGVLNRITQTYECAVDIPFNSTLDILVENMGRINYGAQITENTKGIIAPITIDDFVITGNWEMYKMPFDKAPTTGPATIKNKAGRPVLYTGEFDLSSTADTFLDMSKWGKGIVFVNGHNLGRYWQTGPQLTLYVPGCWLQKGKNQVTVFEQLNDTLQTSLTSTAIPVLEQLQESEQN, encoded by the coding sequence ATGAAAAAGCAATGGCTGGTAGTGATGATGCTAGTGATAACTGCACAGATCACTTATGCGCAGGGTAAACATCAGTTTGATATTAAGGATGGTAACTTTTTATATGACGGTAAGCCGGTGCAAATTCATTCCGGTGAAATGCACTATGCCCGTGTGCCAAAAGAATACTGGCGTCATCGCCTGCAAATGATGAAGGCAATGGGGTTAAATGCAGTAGCTACCTATGTATTCTGGAATTATCATAACACAGCGCCTGGTGTGTGGGATTTTACTTCTGATAATAAGAACATGGCTGAATTTATAAAGCTGGCACAGCAGGAAGGTTTATGGGTGATTTTACGTCCCGGGCCTTATGCCTGTGCAGAGTGGGAGTTTGGTGGCTACCCCTGGTGGTTGCAACAAAATAAGCAACTGGTGGTGCGCGCCAACAACCAGCCTTTTTTAGACTCCTGCAAACAATATATTCAACAGCTGGCTGCACAGGTAAAACCTTTGCTGGTAACCAATGGTGGCCCCATTATTATGGTACAGGCTGAGAATGAGTTTGGTTCTTACGTAGCACAGCGAAAAGATATTCCGGTAGAGGAACATAAAAAATATAGCGCTGCCATTAAGCAAATGTTATTACAGGCAGGAGTGAATGTGCCGCTTTTTACTTCTGATGGAAGCTGGCTGTTTGATGGCGGTGCCTTACCGGGCGTGTTGCCCACTGCCAACGGAGAAGGTAATGTGGATAATCTGAAAAAAGCAGTAGATAAATACCATGATGGCAAAGGCCCTTATATGGTGGCGGAGTTTTATCCCGGTTGGTTAGACCACTGGGGAGAAAAATTTACCCGTATAGATGCAGGCCAGATCGCTACACAAACAGAAACGTATTTAAAAAATGGGGTAAGCTTTAATTTTTACATGATACATGGCGGCACCAATTTTGGGTTTACGGCTGGTGCTAACTACAATGAGGAACATGATATTCAGCCGGATATTACCAGCTACGATTATGATGCTCCTATTAGTGAAGCCGGTTGGGTAACCGCTAAGTATACTGCTTTACGCGAGCTGATGAAAAAATATGTACAATACCCGGTACCGGAAGTGCCGGCGGCTATTCCAGTAAAAGCATTGCCTGCGATTGCTTTGCATGCTGCACAGGATGTGTTAGGCTGGAAAAACAAATTGAAACCGGTAGTGAGCGATACGGTGCTATCGTTTGAAAATCTGCAACAGGGCAGTGGATATGTATTGTACAGTAAAAAGTTTACACAGCCTGTGCGTGGAGTATTGAAAGTGCCCGGTTTACGTGATTATGCTACTGTGTATGTAGATGGTAAAAGAGTAGGTGTGTTAAACAGGATTACGCAAACCTATGAGTGCGCGGTAGATATTCCTTTTAACAGCACACTGGATATATTGGTAGAGAATATGGGTAGGATTAATTACGGAGCGCAGATAACGGAGAATACAAAAGGGATTATAGCGCCCATTACCATTGATGATTTTGTGATCACCGGTAACTGGGAAATGTATAAAATGCCTTTTGATAAAGCGCCGACGACGGGGCCGGCTACGATAAAAAATAAAGCAGGCCGCCCTGTGTTGTATACTGGAGAATTTGACCTAAGTTCAACCGCGGATACGTTTTTGGATATGAGCAAATGGGGGAAGGGAATTGTGTTTGTGAATGGCCATAACCTGGGTCGTTATTGGCAAACAGGTCCCCAGCTTACTTTATATGTGCCCGGCTGCTGGTTGCAAAAGGGCAAAAACCAGGTAACTGTATTTGAGCAATTAAATGATACCCTGCAAACTTCGCTAACCAGTACCGCTATACCTGTGCTGGAACAACTACAAGAGTCAGAACAAAATTAA
- a CDS encoding OmpA family protein — translation MKILQLSLTAVIAASLLLSSCKTWNNTQKGAAIGTGGGAAAGAIIGKVSGNTALGTIIGAAVGGTAGAIIGRKMDKQAADIKNEVPNAKVERVEEGITVEFSSKILFGFDSYSLTDASRSSLSQLITVLNKYPDTNVEVQGHTDNKGTAEYNEKLSNQRAESVASYIKSNGISSSRVTTRGFGLTAPKYSNDTEDGRAQNRRVEFLITANDKMKSDAQKGN, via the coding sequence ATGAAAATCCTTCAGTTATCGTTAACCGCCGTTATTGCTGCATCCCTGTTATTATCGTCATGTAAAACATGGAATAATACTCAAAAGGGCGCCGCAATAGGCACTGGTGGCGGTGCAGCTGCCGGTGCAATTATTGGCAAAGTGTCAGGTAATACCGCACTTGGAACTATTATAGGTGCTGCTGTTGGTGGCACTGCTGGTGCTATCATTGGCCGTAAAATGGACAAACAGGCAGCAGACATTAAAAATGAAGTTCCTAATGCCAAAGTAGAACGTGTAGAAGAGGGCATTACCGTTGAGTTTAGCAGTAAAATTCTGTTTGGCTTCGACAGCTATAGCCTTACCGATGCTTCCCGTTCCAGTTTAAGCCAGTTGATTACTGTATTAAACAAATACCCCGACACTAACGTGGAAGTACAGGGCCATACAGACAACAAAGGCACTGCCGAGTACAATGAAAAACTGTCTAATCAGCGTGCGGAATCTGTTGCCAGCTATATTAAATCAAATGGCATTTCCAGCTCTCGGGTAACCACCCGTGGCTTTGGTTTAACTGCACCCAAGTATTCCAACGACACAGAAGATGGCCGCGCTCAAAACCGCCGTGTGGAGTTTTTGATCACTGCCAATGATAAAATGAAATCAGATGCCCAAAAGGGTAACTAA
- a CDS encoding trans-sulfuration enzyme family protein: MPYHPITKAIRTQTPTTDEMEHSTPLFLTSSFRFDSAEDMADAFNEVNDHNIYTRFSNPTVQEFTNKMCALEGAEDGFSCASGMAAIFGTFMTFLQSGDHILSCASIFGSTHTLLTKYMPKWGIDYSYGSVNDVDSWESLIKPNTKMIYLETPTNPGLDVVDMEAVGKLAKKHNLMFVVDNCFATPILQRPIEFGADLVIHSATKWLDGQGRVLGGIVVGKKELIREIYLFCRNTGPSMSPFNAWVLTKSLETLDVRIQRHCDNAEALAKKLEGHAKINTLKYPFMPSHPAYAIAKKQMSRGGCLVNFEVKGGLDAGRKFMNALKMITLTSNLGDSRSIASHPASTTHSKLSAADQLSVGITPGMIRLSVGLEHVDDIAADVLQALEQC, translated from the coding sequence ATGCCTTACCATCCTATAACGAAAGCTATCCGCACGCAAACGCCTACTACGGACGAAATGGAGCATAGCACTCCTTTATTTCTTACCAGTAGTTTCCGGTTTGATAGTGCAGAAGATATGGCCGATGCTTTCAATGAAGTAAACGATCATAACATTTATACGCGCTTTAGTAATCCTACCGTACAGGAGTTTACTAATAAAATGTGCGCATTGGAAGGTGCAGAAGACGGTTTTTCCTGCGCCAGCGGTATGGCTGCTATTTTTGGCACCTTTATGACCTTTTTGCAAAGTGGCGACCATATTCTAAGCTGTGCTTCCATATTTGGTTCTACACACACTTTATTAACCAAGTACATGCCTAAATGGGGCATTGATTACTCTTATGGTTCGGTAAATGATGTAGACAGCTGGGAATCGTTAATTAAGCCTAACACCAAAATGATTTACCTGGAAACCCCTACCAACCCAGGGTTGGATGTGGTGGATATGGAAGCTGTTGGTAAACTGGCTAAGAAGCACAATCTGATGTTTGTAGTAGACAACTGTTTTGCTACGCCTATTTTACAACGTCCTATTGAATTTGGCGCAGACCTGGTGATACATTCTGCTACTAAATGGTTAGATGGACAGGGACGCGTGTTAGGTGGTATTGTAGTTGGTAAAAAAGAATTGATTCGCGAAATATACCTGTTTTGCCGTAACACCGGGCCTTCTATGTCGCCTTTTAATGCCTGGGTGTTAACCAAAAGCCTGGAGACATTAGACGTGCGTATTCAGCGTCATTGCGATAATGCGGAAGCCTTAGCTAAAAAGCTGGAAGGCCATGCAAAAATCAATACACTGAAATATCCTTTTATGCCTTCACATCCTGCCTATGCCATTGCGAAAAAGCAAATGAGCAGAGGTGGTTGCTTAGTGAACTTTGAAGTAAAAGGTGGTTTGGATGCAGGACGTAAGTTTATGAACGCATTAAAGATGATAACACTTACTTCCAACCTGGGCGATAGCAGATCTATTGCTTCACATCCGGCTTCTACTACACACTCTAAATTGAGTGCAGCAGATCAGCTGTCGGTAGGCATCACGCCTGGTATGATTCGTTTGTCTGTGGGTCTGGAGCATGTGGATGATATTGCGGCAGATGTTTTACAGGCTTTAGAACAGTGCTAA
- a CDS encoding beta-N-acetylhexosaminidase has protein sequence MNKRITIGMAAVLIACTSVAQVNIIPKPVDIKMPAIGGTYTIKAASVVAVANKSLQSSATYFTDYVKEVYQVGLQSSASKAGAITLSVEPKKNAVPGTYTLHADKKGIVIKGVDAEGVFYGVQSLIQLLPLQKGNALTVAFTDITDYPRFAYRGMHLDAGRHFFPASFVKKYIDYLARHKMNYFHWHLTEDQGWRIEIKKYPKLTQVGGFRNGTIIDHYPGTGNTNTRYGGFYTQEEIKEVVAYAAKRYITVVPEIELPGHSSAAIAAYPQLSCFPDSATKMLPPASSLNQALPLKKVQETWGVFEDVFCPSEYTFNFLQDVLDEVIALFPSKYIHIGGDECPKDAWKKSAFCQDLMKKLGLKTEHELQSYFIQRIEKYINGKGRQIIGWDEILEGGLAPNAVVMSWRGEKGGVDAAKEKHAVIMSPESHTYFNYSQALSKEKEDSVTFSCCLTVEKVYGYEPVPLQLQNTDQEKYVLGAQANVWSEYIHYPSTIEYQVFPRMSALSEVLWSQKSDRNWADFSSRLRDQFKRYDLWKVNYNKGYE, from the coding sequence ATGAACAAACGTATTACAATAGGGATGGCGGCTGTGTTGATTGCCTGCACCTCGGTGGCACAGGTGAATATTATACCTAAGCCGGTAGACATAAAAATGCCTGCTATTGGAGGAACTTATACTATTAAAGCAGCGTCGGTAGTAGCGGTGGCAAACAAATCGTTACAATCCAGTGCCACTTACTTCACTGATTATGTGAAAGAAGTGTACCAGGTAGGGCTACAATCTTCTGCCAGCAAAGCAGGTGCTATTACGCTGAGCGTAGAGCCTAAGAAAAATGCCGTGCCGGGTACTTATACCCTGCATGCTGATAAAAAAGGTATTGTGATAAAGGGAGTGGATGCAGAAGGTGTGTTTTATGGCGTACAATCTTTAATTCAGTTATTGCCCTTACAGAAAGGAAATGCTTTAACGGTAGCCTTTACGGATATTACAGACTATCCCCGTTTTGCCTACCGTGGCATGCACCTGGATGCAGGCCGTCATTTCTTTCCCGCTTCTTTTGTAAAGAAGTATATTGATTACCTGGCCCGTCATAAAATGAACTATTTCCACTGGCATTTAACAGAAGACCAGGGATGGAGAATAGAGATTAAAAAGTATCCGAAACTGACGCAGGTGGGTGGATTTAGAAATGGCACCATTATAGACCATTATCCTGGTACAGGCAACACCAACACCCGCTATGGTGGTTTTTATACCCAGGAAGAAATTAAGGAAGTAGTGGCCTATGCTGCTAAAAGATACATTACTGTTGTACCAGAAATAGAATTACCAGGCCATTCTTCTGCGGCAATTGCGGCTTACCCACAGTTAAGTTGTTTTCCGGATTCTGCTACTAAAATGTTACCTCCTGCCTCTTCTTTAAACCAGGCGTTACCTTTGAAAAAAGTACAGGAAACCTGGGGGGTATTTGAAGATGTGTTTTGCCCAAGTGAATACACGTTTAACTTTTTACAGGATGTACTGGATGAGGTGATAGCCTTATTTCCTTCCAAGTACATACATATTGGTGGAGATGAGTGTCCGAAAGATGCCTGGAAGAAATCGGCTTTTTGTCAGGATCTGATGAAGAAGTTAGGATTAAAAACAGAGCATGAGTTACAGAGCTATTTTATACAGCGTATAGAGAAGTATATTAACGGCAAAGGCCGTCAGATTATTGGATGGGACGAAATACTGGAAGGGGGCTTAGCACCTAATGCAGTAGTAATGAGCTGGAGAGGGGAGAAAGGTGGTGTTGATGCGGCGAAAGAAAAACATGCAGTTATTATGAGTCCAGAAAGTCATACTTATTTCAACTATTCTCAGGCATTATCGAAAGAGAAAGAAGATTCCGTTACTTTTTCCTGCTGTTTAACAGTAGAAAAAGTATATGGTTATGAACCGGTGCCTTTGCAGTTGCAAAACACCGATCAGGAAAAATATGTGTTAGGAGCGCAGGCAAACGTATGGTCGGAATACATTCACTATCCCAGCACGATAGAATACCAGGTGTTTCCACGTATGAGCGCCTTGAGTGAAGTGTTATGGAGCCAGAAGTCAGACCGTAACTGGGCAGATTTTTCTTCCCGTTTACGTGATCAGTTTAAACGATATGATCTGTGGAAAGTAAATTATAATAAAGGATATGAGTAG
- a CDS encoding sialidase family protein translates to MNRIIWVMLCLGWCWKAQAQTVPGATAQALVNEVIVDKPPYAASHASTIEALPGKRLIAAWFAGPYESSPEVCVWTAIYQNGKWQAPKQVADGIINDTLRYPCWNPVLFRSQTGRLFLYYKIGKNPREWWGMVRYSDNNGQSWSAAQKLPSGMLGPIKNKPVQLANGTILHPSSTESLDEKEWHIHVEQTDKNGNHWKKVAIYCDTFGVIQPSILIHGKDSLQMLCRSRQNRIVQTWSTNNGASWEPLTVTELPNPNSGSDAVTLCNGSYALVYNPLLKGKDWYNGRNRLYLATSPDGIHWNDVYVLENEKDGEFSYPAIIQTPDGLLHITYTWNRRNIKHVVVKL, encoded by the coding sequence ATGAACAGGATAATATGGGTAATGCTTTGCCTGGGTTGGTGCTGGAAGGCGCAGGCACAGACGGTGCCCGGTGCTACTGCACAGGCGTTGGTGAATGAAGTGATTGTGGATAAGCCACCGTATGCTGCCAGCCATGCTTCCACTATAGAAGCATTACCCGGTAAAAGATTAATAGCGGCGTGGTTTGCCGGGCCTTATGAATCGAGCCCTGAAGTGTGTGTCTGGACAGCCATTTATCAGAATGGTAAATGGCAGGCCCCTAAGCAAGTGGCAGATGGTATTATCAATGATACATTGCGTTATCCTTGCTGGAACCCTGTTTTGTTCCGCAGCCAAACTGGAAGACTCTTCCTGTATTATAAAATAGGCAAGAATCCCAGGGAATGGTGGGGAATGGTTCGTTATTCGGATAATAATGGGCAAAGCTGGTCTGCTGCCCAAAAGTTACCCAGCGGCATGTTAGGGCCTATTAAAAATAAACCGGTGCAACTGGCTAATGGCACTATTCTTCATCCATCAAGCACCGAAAGCCTGGATGAAAAGGAATGGCATATCCATGTAGAACAAACCGATAAAAACGGGAATCACTGGAAGAAAGTGGCTATTTACTGTGACACTTTTGGCGTAATTCAGCCCAGTATATTGATACATGGGAAAGACAGCTTACAAATGCTTTGCAGAAGCCGTCAAAACAGGATTGTGCAAACATGGTCAACGAACAATGGCGCCAGCTGGGAGCCGTTGACTGTTACGGAACTGCCTAATCCCAACTCGGGGAGTGATGCAGTAACGCTTTGTAATGGCAGTTATGCGCTGGTATATAACCCTTTACTGAAAGGGAAGGACTGGTATAACGGACGTAACCGGCTTTACTTGGCTACATCGCCAGACGGCATTCACTGGAATGATGTATATGTGCTTGAAAATGAGAAAGATGGCGAATTTAGCTACCCCGCCATTATACAAACTCCCGATGGTTTATTACATATTACCTACACCTGGAACCGCAGGAACATCAAACATGTAGTGGTGAAGTTGTAA
- a CDS encoding copper homeostasis protein CutC, protein MSSASVERVKYTIEIAVTDFITAQSAVKGGADRIELCTGLSEGGLTPSFGLIQQCREKLHTTLFPIIRSRSGDFLYTEDEYELMLQDIRICKQLQCDGVVIGFLTRDGQIDAARTARAVQEAYPMQVTFHRAFDRCRDPFEALDVIVQTGCARILTSGQQVKAVEALDVIQQLVAAAGNRISIMPGSGVSAFNIEDIKNKTGAREFHASLRTTAKSEMQYVNPAFIKENDFVNPAVHEEAVRSLRMALG, encoded by the coding sequence ATGAGTAGTGCCAGTGTTGAACGGGTGAAATATACAATTGAAATAGCCGTTACTGATTTTATCACTGCACAAAGCGCAGTAAAAGGTGGTGCCGACAGAATAGAGTTATGTACTGGTTTATCAGAAGGTGGGCTTACTCCCTCCTTTGGGCTGATACAACAGTGCCGGGAAAAACTGCACACTACCTTGTTTCCCATTATACGTTCACGTAGCGGTGATTTCCTGTATACTGAGGATGAGTATGAATTAATGCTACAGGATATCCGCATTTGTAAGCAACTACAGTGTGATGGTGTGGTAATTGGATTTTTAACCAGAGACGGCCAGATAGATGCAGCAAGAACCGCCAGGGCAGTACAGGAAGCATACCCCATGCAGGTAACTTTTCATCGTGCTTTTGACCGCTGCCGCGATCCTTTTGAGGCATTGGATGTGATTGTTCAAACCGGCTGCGCACGAATACTTACTTCGGGCCAGCAGGTAAAAGCGGTGGAAGCGCTGGACGTGATTCAACAACTGGTAGCAGCTGCTGGTAATCGCATTAGCATTATGCCGGGTAGTGGTGTATCTGCTTTCAATATAGAGGACATCAAAAACAAAACGGGGGCAAGGGAGTTTCATGCTTCTTTACGTACTACCGCTAAAAGCGAAATGCAGTATGTAAACCCGGCGTTTATAAAAGAGAACGATTTTGTAAATCCGGCTGTTCATGAAGAAGCAGTAAGAAGCTTACGAATGGCATTGGGATAA
- a CDS encoding alpha-L-fucosidase: MRKLLQKVAPAFILFIQVALYVDAQQAGHAKSVPAPAPLLPVPSAKQLAWHKMEMNAFVHFTTNTYTGLEWGNGDESAAIFNPTALNALQWATTLKKAGFKGMILTCKHHDGFCLWPSKYTEHSVKQSPWKNGKGDVVREAADACKKAGIQFGVYLSPWDRNRADYGQPSYVQYYRNQLQELFTQYGPLFEMWFDGANGGKGYYGGANEVRKIDRSTYYDWPGTLKLVRGMQPNVLFFSDAGPDLRWCGNENGTAGLTNWNTISTDTLYAGKAGVEHLLNTGSADGKQWVPSEVDVSIRNGWFYHATEDSLVKNPERLFELYLTTVGRGSTLLLNIPPDKRGLFHENDVKALQGFRRLLNKAFGNNLALHAKATASNVRGNAAAYAAANVTDGKENTYWAADDSVTTADVAINLPAVKTVAYILVQEYIQLGQRVKSFAVDVWANGQWQQVAEGTTIGYKRICKIAPVSTGKIRVRITAAKACPVISNVAVY; this comes from the coding sequence ATGAGAAAGTTGTTGCAAAAGGTGGCCCCTGCCTTTATACTGTTTATTCAGGTTGCTTTGTATGTTGATGCGCAGCAAGCCGGCCATGCTAAAAGTGTGCCGGCACCTGCCCCATTATTGCCGGTGCCCTCGGCCAAACAGCTGGCCTGGCATAAAATGGAAATGAATGCCTTTGTGCATTTTACCACCAACACCTATACGGGGTTGGAATGGGGAAATGGCGATGAAAGCGCTGCTATATTTAACCCCACTGCGTTGAATGCCCTGCAGTGGGCTACTACATTGAAAAAAGCGGGTTTTAAAGGCATGATACTTACCTGCAAACATCATGATGGTTTTTGCTTATGGCCCAGTAAGTATACCGAGCATTCTGTAAAACAAAGCCCCTGGAAAAATGGCAAAGGCGATGTGGTGCGGGAAGCAGCAGATGCCTGTAAGAAAGCCGGGATTCAATTTGGGGTGTACCTCTCTCCCTGGGATAGAAACCGGGCAGATTACGGACAGCCTTCTTATGTACAATATTACCGTAATCAATTACAGGAACTGTTTACGCAATACGGGCCTTTGTTTGAAATGTGGTTTGATGGTGCGAATGGCGGTAAAGGGTATTATGGTGGTGCCAATGAAGTACGGAAGATTGATCGTTCTACTTATTACGATTGGCCAGGCACTTTGAAACTGGTAAGAGGAATGCAACCCAATGTGTTGTTTTTTAGCGATGCCGGCCCCGATTTGCGTTGGTGCGGTAACGAAAATGGCACCGCAGGGCTTACTAACTGGAATACCATTAGTACAGATACTTTATATGCTGGTAAAGCAGGTGTAGAGCATTTGCTGAATACAGGATCGGCCGATGGCAAACAATGGGTGCCTTCGGAAGTAGACGTATCTATCCGTAACGGATGGTTTTATCATGCAACCGAAGATTCGCTGGTGAAAAACCCGGAACGCTTATTTGAGTTATATCTTACTACAGTAGGGCGTGGCAGTACTTTATTATTGAATATCCCCCCGGATAAAAGAGGGTTGTTTCATGAGAATGATGTGAAGGCGTTGCAAGGCTTTCGGCGTTTGCTGAACAAAGCATTTGGAAACAACCTGGCATTGCATGCAAAGGCCACAGCTTCCAATGTACGCGGGAATGCGGCGGCTTACGCAGCTGCAAATGTTACAGACGGTAAAGAAAATACCTATTGGGCGGCCGACGATAGCGTAACTACAGCAGATGTAGCTATTAACTTACCCGCAGTTAAAACCGTAGCATACATTCTTGTACAGGAATACATTCAGCTGGGGCAGCGTGTGAAATCGTTTGCTGTAGACGTATGGGCCAATGGTCAATGGCAGCAGGTGGCAGAAGGCACTACCATAGGGTATAAACGCATTTGCAAAATAGCGCCTGTTAGCACTGGCAAAATAAGAGTACGCATTACGGCGGCAAAAGCTTGCCCCGTTATTTCTAATGTAGCGGTTTATTAA
- a CDS encoding glycoside hydrolase family 125 protein, translating to MKRSEFIKATGVLSAGMLLGKISLAAGINAFPTVRVPYARRKFHSKNIEAVIEEFRKNVADRETGWLFENCFPNTLDTTVFHETHNGKPDTYVITGDIDAMWLRDSTAQVWPYLQFVKGDKPLQQMIAGVIHRQVKCILKDPYANAFYKDANKISEWKDDITNMQPGVHERKWEIDSLCYPIRLAYHYWKKTGDDSIFTTDWVQSIRATFETFKEQQRKFYPGSYSFQRKTEKATDTMPPGGYGYPVKPVGLICSAFRPSDDATIYSFLVPSNFFAVESLKQAAIVMRQLFKDISLAVQLDVLAEEVLAALKKYAIIQHPQYGRIYAYEVNGFGSFNLMDDANVPSLVSLPYLGAVSVTDPVYINTRKMLLSTNNPYFFKGIAGEGIGGPHVGPDMIWPLGIIMRGLTSTSDTEIKECLVTLKATHAGTGFMHETFHKDDASNYTRSWFAWANTLYGEFLWKTYKEKPHLLA from the coding sequence ATGAAAAGAAGCGAGTTTATTAAAGCAACAGGTGTATTAAGTGCAGGCATGCTATTGGGAAAAATATCCCTGGCGGCTGGCATCAATGCATTTCCTACTGTACGGGTGCCTTATGCCCGCAGAAAGTTTCATAGCAAGAACATTGAAGCTGTAATTGAAGAGTTCAGGAAGAATGTGGCAGACAGGGAAACGGGCTGGTTGTTTGAAAACTGTTTTCCCAATACCCTGGATACGACCGTGTTTCATGAAACGCACAATGGCAAGCCCGATACCTATGTTATTACAGGAGATATTGACGCTATGTGGTTACGTGACAGCACTGCCCAGGTTTGGCCTTACTTACAATTTGTAAAAGGCGACAAACCTTTACAGCAAATGATAGCAGGGGTAATTCACCGCCAGGTAAAGTGTATTTTAAAAGACCCTTATGCCAATGCCTTTTATAAAGATGCCAATAAGATCAGTGAGTGGAAAGATGATATCACCAACATGCAGCCTGGAGTGCATGAAAGAAAATGGGAGATAGATTCATTATGTTATCCTATACGGCTGGCTTATCATTACTGGAAGAAAACAGGAGATGATTCTATTTTTACCACCGATTGGGTGCAAAGTATACGCGCTACCTTTGAAACTTTTAAAGAACAGCAACGTAAATTTTATCCCGGTTCTTATTCGTTTCAACGCAAAACAGAAAAGGCTACCGATACTATGCCGCCCGGTGGTTATGGCTATCCCGTAAAGCCTGTAGGTTTAATTTGTTCGGCCTTTCGCCCCAGTGATGATGCCACTATTTATTCCTTCCTGGTGCCTTCCAATTTTTTTGCGGTGGAAAGCCTGAAGCAGGCCGCCATTGTTATGCGCCAGTTGTTTAAGGATATATCGTTAGCTGTGCAGTTAGATGTGCTGGCCGAAGAAGTGTTAGCAGCGTTAAAAAAGTATGCGATTATTCAGCATCCGCAATACGGCAGAATATATGCTTATGAAGTAAACGGCTTTGGCAGTTTTAACCTGATGGATGATGCCAATGTGCCAAGCCTGGTTTCACTGCCTTACCTGGGGGCAGTGAGTGTAACCGATCCGGTATATATCAATACCCGTAAAATGTTGTTATCTACCAATAACCCTTATTTCTTTAAAGGCATTGCCGGCGAAGGAATAGGCGGGCCACACGTAGGGCCGGATATGATATGGCCATTGGGTATTATTATGCGTGGTTTAACCAGCACCAGCGACACCGAAATAAAAGAGTGCCTGGTAACCCTGAAAGCCACACATGCTGGTACCGGTTTTATGCATGAAACGTTTCATAAAGATGATGCCTCTAATTATACCCGTTCGTGGTTTGCATGGGCTAATACATTGTATGGGGAGTTTTTATGGAAAACCTATAAAGAGAAGCCACATTTGTTAGCGTAA
- a CDS encoding OsmC family protein → MPIMQVTRTEGDYGFTATDANNHSLRMDIPVDKGGLGNGFRPMQVLLAGLGGCSAVDVVSILKKQRQDLQDISISVDGEREPGKEPSLWQNASLVFELKGNIDEVKAYRAVELSIDKYCSVAETLRQAGAKLEWKVVVNGKTVTV, encoded by the coding sequence ATGCCTATTATGCAAGTAACTCGTACAGAAGGGGATTATGGTTTTACCGCAACTGATGCCAACAATCATTCGTTGCGCATGGACATTCCGGTTGACAAGGGAGGTTTAGGCAACGGTTTCAGACCCATGCAGGTACTGCTGGCTGGTTTAGGCGGTTGCAGTGCAGTGGATGTGGTTTCTATTCTGAAAAAACAGCGCCAGGATCTGCAGGATATATCTATTAGTGTAGATGGTGAGCGCGAACCCGGCAAAGAGCCTTCTTTATGGCAAAATGCTTCACTGGTTTTTGAACTAAAGGGTAATATAGACGAGGTGAAAGCTTACCGCGCGGTGGAATTATCTATTGATAAATATTGTTCTGTTGCAGAAACATTACGCCAGGCCGGTGCTAAACTGGAGTGGAAAGTGGTGGTGAACGGCAAAACCGTTACCGTGTAA